In Alnus glutinosa chromosome 7, dhAlnGlut1.1, whole genome shotgun sequence, the sequence TCTTCCTTCTTGAAATAATTGGCTAGACTTTCAAACACTTgtacaaaactctctctcaAAGTTACTAGACCACATCCCCATACATCTTGAGCGGCATGGCAACTCCGTAGAACATGAAGGACAAACTCTTTTTCCATGCCACAAATTAGGCACATTTTATCATTGACAATACCTCTCTGAAACAGATTTACCTTAGTAGGTAGTAAATTATTGCAAGCTCTCCACAGGAAAAGTTTAACCGCATTCTACGCACTAAGGCTCCACACTGCCTTCCACATCTCTGAACCTGCCTTTCCTTGTGAGCTCCCTCCCTTGCTACATGCCTGAAGTTCCTTTTACAGATGATAGGcactacaaacaaaaaaaatcccattGTTTGTACCTCTCCAAATCAGTTGACCTTGTGGTTGAAGTGGGCTCAAAGGAATGTTGATGATGATCATAGCTTCTTCCTCAAGAAAGACCTCCCTAACCAGTTCGGTTTCCCATCCTTTTGTAACTTGGTTTATGAAATCAGCTACCATGGTATTCTCCCCAAAGAAGTCTTCTAGGGGATTGAACAGAAAAAGTGGTTGGGGTGGGAAGCCACTGGTCTCCCCAAACCCAAACACTTCTACCATCTCCCACTCTCCAGATCAACCATTGTTGCAATAAGGGTCTAGCTGATAAAATGCTCATCCATGCATAGGAGGGTTTATGCCCAAGGGATGCTTCAATGATCAAGCCTTGAGGATAGTACTTGGCTTGGATAATTCTCGCAGTCAGGGAGGATGGAGATTGGAGTAAACGTCAGAGTTGCTTTACTAGGAGAGCTTGATTGAAAATAACTAAGTCCATTCTTGCCTCAGATTTTGAACGACCCATCTTCTCTCGGCTCATCcaatgaatttttaaatttttttccataTGTCCCCACCAAAATTTTTGCATCATACTGTTTATCTCTTTGCACAACGAGACCGGAAGTTGAAACACATTCATGTTAGCTTTTTCGTCCAACTTGTTGGCGAAGTTTCTTTCCCATCAACAAGTCACCAAATCATCTGTAGTCATGTAATAAAGTGAACACATCATTCCCATAATTTCTCATGAAATTAACATTAtgtccaaaaaataataaaatgacaaatgtaaatatatataataaaaattaaattttttttttttaaaaaaaaaaaagcttttttgcTCCCAGTGAtataaagactttattttttatctcatgtgattcatttcgtatcacataTGATACATCGTTTATCGTTAAAGACGAAGATGGTATTTCAGTCTAAAAATTGACAGAAGTCCATGTTAACACCCTTAAGAAATTAGCACATATCCTATGccctattaaaaataaaattaaacaataacacaattgaaaaactaaaaattaaaaaaaaaaaaaaaaaaaactttttgaaaaaaaaaatattaatatatatatatatatatatatatatatatagagagagagagagagagagagagagagagagagagagagagagagagagagagggagggggagGGTTGGCTAAGGCATCCCATTGGCCGTTCtaagggtggccgaccaccttGATGGCCCTCTACCTCCTAGAGGGCCAAACGGGAGTAGTttcggccaccctcattttGCTCTTTGGGGGTAACCGAACTACCCCCAGAGgtcatggggtggttcggccaccccgaGACCAGCACCAGCCAcccctcaatttttatttttattttcaaaaagttttttttagttttaattatttagtttttaattaggTAATGGTACACGTGTTGATTTTTAAGGCCAGTGATGTgaacttccgtcaatttttggacggatGTACCATTTCAATCTTTATCCATAAACAAAGTATCATCTGCGATACGAAATGAGCCacatgaaacaaaaataaaatctttagaCTACAAAAAGGtcaaatttatttaacaaaaaaaaaaaacctgtatTAGGTGGTGGTTCCCCTGTCCCAACACATATAGaaggctttttttaaaaaaattttgatatttatctattttttgtaattttattatttttcaaattatagttGTAATTGTTTTTGGAACAGATAACATGGTGTGTTTATTTTAATGACTGGCTGACGTGGCAGAAACATGAGAGTAATTTAGATGGAAAAACTAATGGAGGAGATGAAAACCTAAAgagtgatattttttttaaagaaaaaccgAAGGATaggacaaatttataaattcaccaaaatttaGCGTTcaattatttagttttaattggACAACATCTAAATGAAACtccaattattttattattttaataggtgtttgtgacatttttgttattaatatcttcattttattttattatatatatatatatatatatttttaacaattttactCTTAATTTTGTATGGTATAAACTGGTCGTCAAGGGTCGACAGTCGAGAATTACTACGGTGCAACCGACGGACAGCACAAGCAGAGGGGATCTCAATCTCATAataaactattttatttattttgctagAAAATGGAATCGGGCCCACGCGCTTCCTTTGCCACGTGATCAGCAATCTGCTGCCCTTCTTTTTGCTTTCAATCAAAACACTGCATGGGattgattatataataataataataaaataatgccCAACTAGtccacaataatattattgcaAAAGTTGCCAACCGTTGGATTAACCCCCTCCATCACTTTCAATGATTGAAATATCACtctctatatatttatattttccagagttttcaaatttgttgtttaattacaatttacaaataCCAAATTAAGTGGAAATTCAGTTTAAACATTTTACCCCATCGACTGGTAGGTACACTAGAATAGGTGGTCAGGTTAACACaccaattttaaatgaaaaaagcGGGGGATTTTGAAAAAGAGGAGaaagataaataatatataattattataattatatttatatatttgtatataattaattaattattggggGGAAAGGACTAAGGAGATTGGGAAGCGAGCTTACGCGTAAAGGAGAACGCCGAGGGACGCGGCTTGACCGTCAAGACTCACACAAGCGCCTCTCGCTTCTCTGCTTACTAGCAAACAAAGCACACGTACGAACGCACGTGCCGAAGACTCAAACAGTCAAACACCATAGAACAAAACTAACCATGGTTACTTGGTTGAGCTGCACTTAAGCTTTTAGACTTGTAGACTTGTAGTAGATTAAGCTTTAGCCTACCACCCGTACGGAAATGCTGACGCGTGTCCCCCCCCAAAACAACGCGGTTTCTTCACCCTCACCGCCCTATTTATTCCCCTGCCCCCCCTCTCCCCTATCTTCCCTCCCATTTCCTCCTCCTTCCAATTCTACTCATATACTCTTCCATCCTAACGCTCTGATTCTTCGGAAAATGCGTTAGGAGTTTTCTTCGTCTCTACAGATAACGATAGCCCTTTAAGCCTAAGAATATATACTAGTTTTATAAAAACATTTGCCGAAATATATGGCGTCACCAGAGAACTTGGCCAGTATCGAGCCCTGGACCTTCCGTCAAGCCTTTGCCGACTCCTGGATCTCCGAATCTTTTGCCCGAGATACCGAGACCCTGACTAAGGCTCTCCAGAGGTCGCTATCGGGAGTCAACCCTGACGCTTTTTCAACCGATGCCATCTCTCCTTTTCTCAACCTCGTCAAGTCCGACACCACACCCACCACCCCCACCGTTTCGGGTCTCTCCGGCGGCTCCGACCCCGACACGGCGCCCAAACGCCAGAGAAGCGCGAACCTGTCGGCCGGAGGGAAGGTCACGAAGCGGAAGTCGCGCGCTTCGAAGCGGTCCCAGACGACCTTCATCACGGCGGACCCGTCCAACTTCCGCCAGATGGTGCAGCAGGTGACGGGAGTGAGATTCGGAAACTCGCCGGTGCCGGTGGTGCCGATCCTGAAGCCGGAGCCGCAGAGACCCGGCAGCCGGTTGGTAGGCGGTGGGTGCTTGCCGACCCTGGACACGTCGGCGTTTCTGCTGGACCATCACCAACAGCAGGTGGTGGGACCCAACTCGGCGGCTGGAGCTGTGACTGGGGTTTCTGGGCCCGGCCCTCTCTCCTTTGGGCCCAACATGGGTTTAGCCGATGGTGGCGGATTCGATTTTGACACTTTTCCCAGCTTTCCCACCTTAGAGTCGTGGAAGGTCATGTGATACTTAATTTGCAggatatattttctttttttttcttttttttatgcttatttttcttttaatcttttggGACCCAGTACTGACAGCGTAGTATTTGGTGGGGTGGATCTGTTTATAATTTTGTTGGATAGTTTGTTTCGGTCATTAGATGTTTGTAGTGGTGATCTGGTATGTGGTTTTTATGGATGCCTCCTTATTGttcattataaaatatttatcctTTCTAATCTACAATGTGGGcttgttttagttttattttaaatttcatgAGAATAATTTATGGTCGATGAGGAATGTTGACATTAAACGCAGCGTTGTACCATTCAGAATCTCAAAGTAGTTATGAGCAGTTGCCCCTTTTTTGCCATAATTTTAcccaaaaactgaaaaatggtggttaaaaagagaataaaaaacaCGTGGTGTGGTACTCTTATATGCTGCTATAGACATGTCTTTTGTTGGGAAAAAACTTTGTGAGTTcagattttcaattattttccagaaaaagaaaaaagaaatcttgTTTGCGTAAGCCAACCTGCAAGTGCAAGTCCTTGGagacattaacaaacaaatcatttggctaaagtaaattaatatattatgttTTAATTCTGGAATGATCTGATCTGGTCTGGTGAGATCTGACGTtcgttatttaattaaaaaaaaatatatatatctagtgAAGTTAAAAAATGCCAAGTGTTTATCCAAAgtcaaaaggcataactaaaaaaataagtCGTATACGGGGGTTAGGTGACAGAAAAGGCTGACTTGGGGTCTCCATTCCAGAGTAGAGAGTATCAACTCCCTGAATGGGtcaattctatttttaaatatCGATCAACTTCTAAATTTTACTTCAACAAGACAAAAATGGTAAAATATTCTTGCAAAATgtaactaaaaaattatatgctttattttatgttattttttaataacaagtAGCCAGTTAACTAATAGTTTTTGGACCAAAATCTACGTACCTTTTCTTCTAGACGTACGAAAGGTAAGGACAGACTCAATCCCATACAATGTATGATTGTGTTTAAGTAGTAATAGAAAAGATGAATGACTAAATCTATACTTTGAAATTTGATATCTCTTATATGAGAGCTAGGGTTttccttgtgtgtgtgtgtgttttttttcttgagcAAGAGACATTTTTATCTATTGACGTTAAATCAATCATATATCAACTTAAAGGATCTCATAGCATGTAGATAACTTTTGTGTCtacacataaatatatattacaaaagaACATGTAttaacttatgctccgtttgtttcggcgtaaaatgatttctaaaaGATGATTTCagtatttttcgatgtttggtggtggcgaaaataataatcaaccgaaaaatggtttctgtttgaccaaaattacttaggtaattttgaaaaatgatctatgctttttaaaagtgtaaattaTTTTCCGAAGACGGCAGACACATTCGATCctcttttaaacgacacagccgaccttcacgttcaagcagtcgaccaccACCGAAATCTGGCTGGTGCCGGAATCCGACGACGTCTAGTCACTGTCACCAGAATCCGGTCAGCCTAGATTCCGGCGACCAACTGGTAGTATTCCGGTCATCTggctggatctggccagaacggccagcCATTCTGGCGAGATTCCAGTAAGAATAGACGGCTTTTGACCGTTCTATGCCGAATTCCAGCCATTTTTCGGAATCCGGCCATAttcgccggaatccagccaCTTTCCCTAGAATCCGGCCAACCCGGATTCCTACGAATATGTCCGAATTTcagcctttatctcgaattctggctatagTAGTTAAAATCCGATAAGAGTGGCCGAAATCTTGTCGGttagtgacggaatctcgtcatcagtaatttttatattattttatattaatatttatatgttctgaataaaaattgatttttataagttaatatgattgaatgaaaatataaaaaatatttctgatttttcgtacgagccaaacaccgaaaaatgctttcggcaaaaaacattttcttaaaaaatgacttccctaaaaccattttacgacggaaatcattttacgtcaaaacaaacagagcattacaAACTTTGCATAAACACAATGTCAGAGCCAAATGCAAAAGGGGGCAAATGACTTCCTCGGCGGTGCAGTTGATATTAGTATCACCATTATTATACTAAAaaatccttttcctttttttttttttttatacatatatttctatCACCATTGTTGTAATTTGAGTACTGATCGTTATAATATCTAATAAATGGCCAATTATTATCTCTTACCCTAATTTTCAACTATTAAGAATAGTCTTTGTCCTtgccctaaatttttttttcctttaactcACGATGATCGACTTCAACGCCCCATCTAACAAGGAATACGATtctatccatttcaaatgaaatgaatactatttattttatgatcagGATTTAAAGTCGATACATCTAATGGTGTAAATgagtttacattatttaaattttttaaaaacgtgaCAATATTAACTTCAGATACACCGTTGGATGCACTAACTTCAAATTCTAGCATTTCATTCAAATGTATAATATCTATGAAATcattgaaatggagaggattctatTCCATCAAACAAAAAGACACTCGAAAATCAAAGCTTTCATTTTGCTAAttgatttttttcctaaattatttAGAATCATCACCTTTTCAAGACTAACTATTCATGCAACTCAATTAGAAACCTCGGTCACTTTTGATATCTTTCAAAGCGTTTTCCCTTCCTCTCATTTCTGCCTAGagccccccaaaaaaagaatttgttgttgccgggaggagggaggccgCCTCCCTCCCCCTGGCTCGTTTGTGTCCCTTAGTCCATGTGGACTAAGGTTTTTTGCTCTCCTCCCTGAGTTTTCTCAGCGGAGGCTTGACTTCTCCCAGCCTTTTGGGCTGTGGAGGTGTTGTTCCCCCCGATAGAGCCGGTGGTGGTTGTCTTTCCCCTAGCCTTTCGAGGTTATGGTGgctttttcttgtgtttttttgttttttgcttctcttttcttttcgtcTCAGGCAGGAATGCTAAATCAAGGTGTCCCGCTTGGAATGTAGTGGCTGTTCGTGTTTTTCAACGGCGGTTATAGCCTTTTCTTCAACGATTTTTCTTCAACTTTTGGTGCCAGATCTACTCAATCCCATTGCTTTCTCAAAGACACGCGCCCCTCAGCCGTGTTCCCCGACGTCGTCCACTCCTTCTGCCGGAAGCCCTGGTCACGCCAGTCGTCAGAGTCTGGCGCGTGCAGAGAGCTCTTTGCTCTTTGGCGCGCGTGACAGCCACGCTTCTCATTTTTCTGGCCGGGCACGGTGGAGCTGGGGGCTACGGTGGCTGATCTGCGGCTGGGTGGCATCGGTGACGGCGCGTGTGGGTCACGCGCCGCCGTCTCCGGCGGTTTCAGCCCCTGCTTCTACTGCTAGCAGCTTGATTTTTGTGGCTTCTGTctgtttgtgttgtttattcCCTTGTTTCTTCCTGTACAGTCTGCTTGTGTATTACTcagattttattgaaattttagttGGCTCGATGCTAGatcggccctcttttatttgagagtgaACGTAAATAtaagagaggctcaaatgtaattctgGTAAGGTTTGATGTTTCTGCGTATGCAGCTGTTTTTAAGTCAAATCCTTTTGGCTTAGAGTTTAAGGGGTCTTGTCATTTTACTCATGATGTACTTTGCAGATTTGATAATAGCACgtgctatttgttaaaaaaaaaaaaaaaaaaaaaattagaaacctcggtctctctctctaaggaagaagaagaagaagaagaagaaacatccGTACGTTTGACAGAATTTGGGATGGAATAACTATCCAGTTGCATTTATTTCcataattctttttctttttctttttctttttttctttttttatttttcttttctttttgtggtttataaagacagTATTTCTTGTCCAAGAGGTAGGAAGGATTAGCTTCTATTTACGAAATAGATAatgttaatatataattttataagtgagggaaaaaagtatatatataaatgagtctaaaataaatatataaataacagttaatgttaatattaatatatctttaatgtttttgttttgcgCTTAGGGGAACTAACTCCGTAgctcatatgttggctgaggaGCCAACAAACTTAAGGATATGCCATGTATGGTTGGAGGATATGCCTTGTTGTATTGAGAGTACTGTACTCAATTAGGGAACAATGTGTCCCTAAATCCTAATTTGGGGCcaattttgttttaatgaagATGATATCAatgtttcaaagaaaaaagaaaaaaataataacataagTTTTTATAATGttatatacaaaagaaaaaaagagatcaAAATTAGCCATTcggtttttaattttgacaattaggTCATAAGTTTTCTAGTTTCAAATAAGTGCATCCACCAACCTACCATCAATTTAGAGAATTAAGTCTTTAAGTTTTCCTCTGGTTTTAAATAGGTGTCTCCACGAACctactagttaattaattgaTGGTATCCCACATCGAACCACTCAAATGCCAAAAGTATATTCTATGTggtataattattttaaattaataccACATGGTTCTCGTTCGATCTCTTTGTTGAAGTTGAGGTTCTCCTTCTAGGCTTTCATGACGAAGGCGTCGTTGATAAAAATGCAAGCAATGGTGTTGACCCCTTTGGCCCTAAGTTCTTTGGACTTGTCGACAAAGCCCGGGAAAGTGAGTTTTGAGGAGAGGGTTTTTGCagaggaaagagagagattgTAGTTGTGGTTGGGGAGGGGGAAAGAAGAAGTTTGGAGATCGAGAACGAGGTGGCCATTCCTTTGTATTTGTGTCTGAAAAAGAATGACATCCACTCCTCTGTGAGGGGCGGCCTCCACTCAAATAGGGGTGTCAGCCAaaccctatctctctctctccctcttttttttttaaaaaaaataaataaataaataaataatcatccAGGGCATATTTATAATTTAGAGTATATATGCCACATGGTACGTACAATTGGCAAATAACGTGTCAAACAAGAGCCACATGACTTTAATTGATTAGCCTAACATAACATACTGTTAATTATAGGTTGATGGATGGACCTATTTAAAATtggaaagtatatatatatatatatatatatatatatatatatatatactaaattgttgaaattgaaagcataaagattaaattaaaatcgcATAAAAACATAAGGActaaacttgatttttttttttttttcccttaaacaaatcataaaagtataaaacaataaaattacataaaatgttAAGCCAtatatgaaaatgatatattcATATTGAAAGATACAAGTTACTA encodes:
- the LOC133873050 gene encoding calmodulin-binding protein 25 — its product is MASPENLASIEPWTFRQAFADSWISESFARDTETLTKALQRSLSGVNPDAFSTDAISPFLNLVKSDTTPTTPTVSGLSGGSDPDTAPKRQRSANLSAGGKVTKRKSRASKRSQTTFITADPSNFRQMVQQVTGVRFGNSPVPVVPILKPEPQRPGSRLVGGGCLPTLDTSAFLLDHHQQQVVGPNSAAGAVTGVSGPGPLSFGPNMGLADGGGFDFDTFPSFPTLESWKVM